A window from Apostichopus japonicus isolate 1M-3 chromosome 2, ASM3797524v1, whole genome shotgun sequence encodes these proteins:
- the LOC139976930 gene encoding uncharacterized protein, with product MTSVPDRWVVEAEFGRDEEEDEKSRAGSISNKNYTSAKTLNDREQRKLKLKLSVFEKEMKSVAHKMDLEQKALRQELETINPDLQKDPNEGFFVPRGTTKEQAQRLREHRRSSTQMSTRSISLKEFDKLRKERSQVARRSFEDGKVGLIPEDKAVIETNIDEVKKRGRRGALFQADLKPVSFTKMAKVNSLETRTNTSRQLQAKPEDAKRPPKKEIPERRLIRKTSMMI from the exons ATGACGTCAGTGCCCGATCGGTGGGTCGTGGAAGCAGAGTTTGGTAGAGATGAGGAGGAAGACGAGAAAAGCCGTGCAGGAAGCATCAGCAATAAAAATTATACGTCAGCCAAAACATTAAACGACAGAGAACAACGAAAACTTAAGTTAAAGTTGTCTGTCTTtgagaaagaaatgaaatcagtTGCTCATAAGATGGATCTTGAACAGAAAGCACTACGTCAAGAGTTAGAGACTATTAATCCCGACCTACAAAAAGATCCAAACGAAGGCTTTTTCGTTCCCCGAGGGACTACAAAAGAACAGGCACAACGTCTTCGTGAGCACAGGCGCTCATCCACGCAAATGTCAACTAGAAGCATATCGCTGAAAGAATTTGACAAATTGCGAAAAGAACGTTCGCAAGTAGCAAGACGGTCGTTTGAAGATGGTAAAGTTGGGTTGATACCAGAAGACAAAGCTGTcatagaaacaaacattgacgAAGTTAAGAAACGCGGACGCAGAGGAGCATTATTCCAAGCAGATCTTAAACCAGTCTCTTTTACCAAAATGGCGAAGGTTAACAGTCTGGAGACGAGGACCAACACCAGTAGACAACTTCAAGCGAAACCTGAGGATGCCAAGAGGCCTCCCAAAAAAGAAATTCCAG AAAGGCGACTTATACGGAAGACATCGATGATGATTTGA